Part of the Quercus robur chromosome 5, dhQueRobu3.1, whole genome shotgun sequence genome, ATAAAAGCAAAGGAAAGGGGAAGAAGACTTACTTCTAGCTCTAAGGGAGAGGAGGATTTTGGGTTAGTGGACTGGAATGCAGGTGAATGCTCGGCAGAGAGAAATTTCGGAAGAACAGAGaatgaaaagtgagaaaatggATTAAGGTGAACTATTTATAAGAGTTAAGGAAAAGCATCGGTTAGTGACCAATAATTAACATTAATTAGCAATGATGAAGTAAAAGGGAGTGACCTTAGAAATACCCAGAGCAATCAACACGCGCGCCTCGGTTTGCAAACCGCCAGGTAATAATGATGGCAGAACCAGAGGGTCCGAAGCAACGCGCCTTTTGAGGAGCGCATTTATGGACCGCTGTAACCGCCCAAAATGCATTCGTTGGATTTCTTGGGCAAATCACTGCCTCTCTGACTCCTTGATTCGTCCCCGGGAGCTGAGAACGAAACAAGGGGGGGCTATTATACAGCACCTAGCGTCTAGGTTCATTTGGGCCTTGGGCCATGAATTAATGATATGGGCCGGGGGTCCAACCTTCTCACCAACAAAAGCCCCGGCCCAAGCCCACAATAACTACTAGTCTAAATCGGGTGTTGTTCGGATACTTGGAAAGCGGACAGTGGACGCCCCGCTTGCATGCTGCCTGGGAAATCATTTTCGAGCTCTATACACGTGCCCGGTCACATCGCCATTTAAGTGCTTGGCAGAACCTTAGGAAACTTCGCTGCCGAACACATTTGTTGCAAAGGGAACCGTTCCCAAAGCCACTTGTacctaaaaatccacttaagTTTATCGACATTGGACCTTTCTTTGCACTAAAGGAGGAGATAATGATGATCACCCCATTAACAagggctataaataggagaaatgaAGGAATGGGAAAGGGATGGAATTTTGggaaaagaaaggagagagaaagaaagagtttgagaagaagaaaacgtagagaaagagagggaagtGCTCCCATTGGGTCCCTAAGCCTAGAACAACCCAAGGTAGGATACCCAGACCCACCacacaaatagattgtgagcccaaaaTAGCGGTTTGGCCCTGCAAGCCCGTCTTTGGAGCCTACAatagcatttagcatttttagcacCTTTGATAAGAATGTCGTTAGATAACTACGAAATGTCTCTGCGGttaaaatagaaatatatattatgtacaACAGTACAAGGAAGTTAATGTACATAAAGATTTTATGCAAAGTGGCTAGACTAGGCCTAggccttagaaaaaaaaattaaagaataccATGCTCGGGTTTGACCATTAGTGGCCCGAGCATtgtattcttaaaatttagcataatatatatttagcatGCCAAAAGTATTTAGCATTTGTGGCTGTGCATTTGTGTCATTCTACTAGTAGAACGATACAAActcaaattgtaaaaataaaaagcttattctctctctctttctttctctctctctctctctcaaaccaacCTTCAACCTCTCACCATCTTGCTCATCATTGTCTCGCCCGTCCACTTGCCGTCTCACTCACAcccctctcttctttctctctcaagcAGTGGCTTTATGAGTTGGTTGAGTTGGAGCTTAGCTTGGCGTGGATAGTGATGGCCATGAAGGAGGGAGGGTTGGCTTTtctgatttgattttggctatTAAGATTgaataggtttttttatttgagtcttGCATTGGTAGGGGGTAGGAGTTGTAGTGTTGGTGATTTTGGGCAATGCTTGTTAGTTGTGGCAGCGGTGGTGCTATGGCTTGGTTAGATATAATTTTGGTTgttggtttttgattttaggATGGGTTTTGTGGTGTTGATGTGGTGGGTTTGGTTCTAGGTGTTATGTGGTGGTCTTGGTGTCCCTAGTGGTGGTGGAGGGTTGTGAGGGTAATGGATGGTGGTGctgtgttttattttgtttttggtttttgttttgttaattttttaatatacttgaggtgttttttagattattttaatatgttgtaatctaaaaagaaaatttgtgatGTAGTGtgtattttaaataattcatcaaGTAAAACTTTGGTGTATTAGAATAGTTGATGcttttttttatgctaaattGTACTTGACCAAATTAACTATGAACAATGACCAAACTAATAATGTTTCCTTAGAGTAATTGCATTAATCTGATCAAATTTTTCGTCTATTTTACACtaagaacctactttttctattttacactaccaCTTTTCTAAAGCATCAACATCAGttcatctattttatttaaataatattattattattattttattaatatctaTCCTTTTGATTAATACATATCTTTTTCATCTTAACCTTATCTCAACTGcatctctccctttctctctcaattcttCTTTGCCTCTAGGACTCCCTCAACTCTCTTCATCTCTCATGTCTCAAACCAACACGTTTGGTACTCTCTGGATTCTCTTCCTCTATCATAtatcaaacccaaaactcaCACATGGTAGAAGATCCGACGGTGGAAGCAAGCAAATCCGGCAGCAGCAAGGTTGATTCGCCAACGGTAGAAGCAAGCAGATAGGGGAAGCAACAAGGTACATCCGGCGGCAGTAATGGCAGCAGATCCGACTAATTTCTGTTGggtttttttatgtggattttCTGCTGGATTTTTCATATAGGTTCtgttagatttggtttttattgattttggtttgggtttgggatgAGTTTTCCGAAGAGTTTAGGTTGATTATGAGTTAGGTTTTCAGGTGGGTTTagcttgattttgagttggattttctaTTGATTTTGGGTCGATTTTTGTGGTGGATTATCAACTATTGAAATAGGTtgcagtggtggtggttgggtggttTTGGGTTGGTAGTTGAGTGTTTCTCCTCctcttcttttattcttttgttggATTGTTGTATCCATTGGAATGTTGTGTTTCTTTTGCTAGGTTGCTGTGTCTGTtgggaaaaagagagaatatgaatggtgagagagaaaaataataataaattattgttaTACACCGCTATAATAATAgtgtatatttacacggttGCTCTAACAAAGATgtaaatatacatatttttacatCCACTTATGAGgatagttttaaagaaaaattatgtaaattttgtCACTTTTTGTATCATACACGTTTTTACTCCACTAGCACTAGTGGTGATGCTCTTAGGAATATGGGAAAGTTGGAGGAAAGTGAGGTAAGCCAATCAGGGCAGCACATGCAAATGATTATTGTAGAGTCGGCAGTCACAAATAAAGGTAAAACCACACTTTGCAAATAAAATAACTATAATGgcttcataaaaaataacaataatggGTCTATTGTCCTCTAGACTTTATGATAGACCataatattcaattaaaaaacccCATGTGTCTACATCCCATTGGGCTAGACGTATGACATATGACGTTTCCCATTGGATCAAGACGTACGACATATGACGTTTAAGTCTTCTTAAATCTTAACTTAAGGTGTTaagtcaaaaataatataaaaaaagactTCTTAATGTGTGGCTTGGCATGATAAATATGTACTCTCTGTTCACTAACTCTCGTGGTCTCTTCATACTTGAAGCCTTGAACTTGATTTCTCAATCAAGCATTGCTAACCCCTTCAGTAATTTTGGTTGAGTTTGAGATCTCAATTCACAGCTATAGAGCCATGGTGGAGGAAAAGGTTTGTAAAATTGTTAGATTAAGTgaataaatttactattttttaatattttaaaatttaaaaaaaaattatcaatatattCCGATATCAAAACAAGAAGTCATGGATTCAATCACCTATGTCACTTTGTACACgttatatttcatttaaaattttcccGTGTTCGCAATTCATTCACGCacaatcattattttttcatgtcaGAACCTGATACTGTTTGTTCTGATTCTTCTGTCGACAAAATCTCCAAGTTTCTCTTTTTGCTTATAATTGTTCTTTGACTTTTCTATTATGTTTTGGCTTAAATATGGATAACATACTTACAATTTCTCTACTATTATAGAAAACAACATTTATGCGGATCGAGGTCGACCTTCAATGCCATCGCTGCCGCAAGAAGATAAAGAAAGTGCTCTGTAAAATCCCCCGTGAGTCCCTCTTTCTTAAGTAAACGATAGTTATctatacatacataaatatatatatatatgttgttatgtggctaaaaaagaaaactgagttattgtacatatatatatatatatatgtgttgtGAACAAGAGAAATACAAGACCAGGCATACTTCGAGAAGGAAAACTATGTGGTAATAAAAGTGGTATGTTGCAGTCCTGAAAAGGTAAAGCAAAAGATAATTTGCAAAGGTGGTGATACCATTAAGAGCATTGAGATCATAGAGATTGAGAGGAACACCAACCCACCTGGGAAAGGGAAGAAGCCGAAACGCGTGAGATTCGATGACGAGCTGGAGAGGCCACTAGAAAAAGAGAAGCCGCCTCAGGAGCAGAAACCGCCTGAGAAGCAGAAGCCACCTGAGATGGTGAAGAAGCCACCGCAAAAGAAAGACCCTGAACCGGTTTCAAGGCTTCCTCTTGTACCGGTTGGTGTGCCTGTACCGCCGGGTGGATTTGGGACTTGTTGTACGGAATGTTATGAGGGTCGTGGTGGGGGGCCATGCCTGTATGGTCATGGTACTAGGCCATGGCCACCATTAACACCAAAGCCTCGTGCTGAACCGGTTCCACTGCTGGTTCCTATACCTGTGCCGGCTTATCCGGTTAGGTTTGGGACGTGTTGTACGGAGTGCTATGAGGGTCGTGATGGGGGGCCATGCCATTATGGTCATGGTAGGCCACCCCCATGTTATGATGGCTACTACTATGGAAGGCCCATTTATGATAGTTATGGTGGCGGGTATAGGAGTTGTTATACTTATGTGAGTCGATGTGAAGAAACTTCCTCTGGATGCACCATCATGTAATTATTGGAAtttgcatgcatgcatgcatggtGATGATAATGGTGATCATGTTCTAGCTAGTTGCCTACTTGCAAGAAGATTAATCAGGATGTATATATGGGTTGTTTAATAAATGTGGTAGGTCATTTTAGTGCTTCTATCAATCATTCCCTCTCCAATGTGTAAtgcctacttttttttttttttttttaagcagtAATGCCTACTTTTGATTTCCCgtgttaattaattttaatgagTTCTTCCTGTAAAGGGTCATAGATGATTGCTGCAGGGCCCAAAGCATTAGGCCGCCTAGGGCCCCCTAcggcaaaatatatttttaaaaaaacaacatttacaaatatatatacacacaaagagatatgaaaaaaattattaccttTACATTTTTCCTCTACTTTGTCAACGCCTGGCCTCAATCGAAACGGGATGAAAAAACCGCCACCGTTGCCACGAGCCTTTGTTGGACCACCCGCCGTGGCAACAACTCTTGCGCGCACAAGGCCCCTCTCGAAATATGGAGCTGCAAGTGTGCGCGTGTGTGATGTGTGGCGTGGTTTGCGCAGAGTTCTAGGTGCTCTCTCTCTTGGTGGAGGAGGGTATTTATCTACCTTTGAAGGTGTGGTAGGAATTTTGGCCAAATTTTAAGAGAATCACCAAAAGTAAGTGAAAcggccaccaatcattgggtttttttaaggtgtgattggtcacctgtcatttttcctaatctaatatggatggcaaaaaaaaaatcttgattcttaggtttggaagtttggttacgtgtggagaaggtgttaagcaccccacaacgcctgtccaaagacagtcctttgttttgataaaaccttaattttcggAGATTGatagtaaaaacatgattttgacattggctttcggggctttgcatgcatgggggcttttgaggtttggcttttaaATGGGTGTGGCCCCAATCTATACTTTTCTAAGGCTTTCAAGTAAAGTATTAGATTTTCATAGCAAAAATCCAACGAGatgtcaccttactttcacggcagaaattaggcatcgcttgccttaggtgacatggaTTGTGACAATCACACCGGAAGGGGCGagcagatatatatatatatatatatatacatacatcatgcacaatgcaagcatTAGTGGTGTTAGAAAGTTAGATTTTAGCACCAAgaaaaaagctactttatcttaTTTAACTCaccattttacaactcaccttACATCAATGCTCTAATTTTTCACAACACAGCTAAACACgactcatttatttattatgttctctctctttttccgtCTCTCTTTAAGCCACCAAACCCACAgcctctcttcttctctgtctctctatcttcttcttctccctctCTTCAACCCACAGCCACCACTGCACCACCATGGGTGTGGCCCCAATGTAAGTGACCCATCATTACTCCTAAAAAGAATCTTGCACAACCATCTTAGTCTCGAACTTTTGATAATCGCCTCATAAGAACTTATCTTACTTCCGTTGACCAAATGGCATCAAGTGACCAAGATATTTTGAAGAAGATGGAAGAAATGAAATTACTCCTAAAAAGAATCTTGCACAACCATCTTAGTCTCGAACTTTTGATAATCGCCTCATAAGAACTTATCTTACTTCTGTTGACCAAATGGCATCAAGTGACCAAGAAAATGGAAGAAATGATGACAAGGATGACTGCTACTATCGTTGAGAGGTTTCACTATCTTGAGGGTGCtcaaggaaagaagaagaaggtagtGGAAGAACCTCAAGATAAAGACTCTATCTTTGATGATGATTGCTTTGAGGAAAAAGGGGCTAAGATCAACAAGGAAcctaagaagaaagaaaagtcaaAGGAAACCAAAGAGGTGAGTTAAGAAATTGAGAAGATGAAGGTATGCTTAAGAGATCCCAAGGTATGGAGGACTACATGCTTGATATTGAGGGATTGTGCCCATTTTCCAATGTCCAACTCCCCCCAAAGTTCCGGATGCCAAGGATGGATTCTTTTAATGGAACTAGAAATCTCAAGAATCATTTGAAGCAATATGTTCTTGCCATGAAGCCTCTAGGTCTTACCAAGGAGCAAATCATTTTGTGTTTCCCTTGAACTCTTAGTAGTGTAGGCCTACAATGGTATCTCTCATTGGAAAATGCTAAGATGAATAATTGGAACAAAATGGCTGAAGCTTTTGCACAACAATATTCATACAATGTTCAATGGGATGTGAACCTTAGAGACTTCTGATTTTCTAATGAGGTGGAGAAGAAAAACTTCCAAAACGCCTAATCGTCCTAGTGAGAAAAACCAAGTGAGGATGGTCATGAAGAATGTATTGCTTACTTATGGGCGCCAACTTGCACCAATTCTTTAGAAGACTTTTGTGGATTTGTATGATGTTGGTATACAAGTTGAGGATGCTATTAATAGTGGACTTATTGAGAAGAGTGATGCAAAACCTTAAAAGAAGTTTGGGGTAGGAAATTCAAGTAATAGTGGTAACAATGGTGGTAAGACAAGTGAAGTTAATACTGTTAATGTTCTAAGAGAGCTTACTCCATTGGGAATGACTTTATCCCAAGCACTTGAAACTTTGTTAACCAAAGGATTTATCAAGCCATTGGATCTCGTAAGGTATGCTTCAAACACGTCTGCTCCAAACTATAATGTAAGTGAGTATTGTAAGTACCATCAGAACCATGGTCATTCTACTGATAAGTGCACTCGTCTTCACCATGACATTGAAGACCTCATTCAATCTGACAAGATCCCTAAGCCACCCATCAACCTCCCAAACATCAAGACTAATCATCTTCCCAACTACAATGATGTGCCTCCTCCTACCTGGAGTTGATTGATCAAGAAGTTTAGTCTTTGTTTTTGCATGCACAAGAGTCTTTCATTTCAGTTTGTTTTTCAATTCGGAAGTGTCCTTGTTATTTCAATTTAGTATGTCTTTGTTGTTTCAATTCAGCGAGTCTTTTAATTATTGTACTCTTTTAATTCATCAATAAAGTGGTTTGCAATGGTTTGAGTTTTATGATAAGTtctcaaaatttcaagttgATTTGATTCTCAATATATGATGTTGCATGTTTGCCCATAATTGAACACTGGAAATTGGGATGAAGAGAGGCCACTATTCTACCATCCTAAACACATTGATGTTTGTTTTATCTTCTTTATGTttatattgatatttgttttatattgatgtttgttttatCTTCTTTATGTTTATATTGATTCTCAATATGtttatattgatgtttgttttatgttattttaattttttagggtttctaacACGCTTGTTTGATCTCACATGTTATATGTTTATTTGATTAAATCTCTAAAAatgtagttttttgaatttgtatTAAAGGCAGCGTACACATATTTCATGTAAGCGTGCATACTTAAGTATGTGCACGCACCCCAAATCCAAATTAGgaaaaatcttgtttttattatctttgATCATTTTCCATATGTTATTTAGTTCCGTTTGACTTTATTTTAGGTTAATTATTTAGGTTTAATTGCTTTCCATGTTTGTTTGAATCTTTGGCcatgtttagtttattttataatctttcTTTATGTGTATGATTTAAttgttatcttcttcttttttagtatAATATGATTGActtgtattttatttgtttcctttttttgtggtgtgatatttaattattggtgttttattattttccatgttgtttgagtatttttttttccatgtttagattatttgattttctttccttgtgtgttttatttaattatcagCTTgccatgtttattttattttgtatgattgtgttttatttgtttccttttatattgtAATATGTTTCTAACATGTTGTGTGTGTTATTTCCTTAAATGCATGATGTATATTTAGGATAAGGATTAGGGTTCTCTTAATAAACGCTTTAATTAAATATGGCCTAACAACACATAACGGAGGTCAGCCCACAAGCCGGGCGGTCTTGGAtgcctaataccttcccaaGCTATACCCAAACTCTGGACCCATCATTTGGTATGTGGACCTATGTGTGTAAGTGATTAGCCCAAAAGACCCAATATAGTTCCTAGACCTAAACTATTTGGCGACTCCATTTGTTCACAAAGAGGAAAATAAAGGAGAAGCACCAGAGAAGAAAGGCaaaagagatgaagaaagaaaaagaaaagagagaaagagaggagctCATGATATGTACCAGTACCGacgaaagaaagaaaatagagagagtgaAAAGTAAGAGAGAATAGGTCTTAATAACTACTTGATGATAGTAAGTGATCAAAATAGGTCTTGATATTGGACAGCCTAATCCAGCACAATGTAATTCTTGTTCATTAAGATCCAAACTAGGCAGCAAGATTGCTATCAGCATATCACAAATTAAAGCATCTGTACCTAGAAAGCTTAACAATTAGAACCAAAAAGACATGCAATCAGGcctaagtaataagttttaacGGATTTCTCCTTACAAAATGAGGTCAAATAAAGATTATTTGGTTTCATCTACGGGCATTTTGGAAGTGAATTTCTTAATGTAAATTTTGATGTGTGAAAGGGTGAAGCTATTCTTAATGTCAATAATTCATGGTAGATTTGTCACGTCCCAAACCCAATACCCGAATTTGTGACCATGACCGGCATGTTAATATCAAGCCTAAACCTGgtattaacaagaaccaactaaactttttacaaaaacttCCCTCTTTCTTTACATTcttatttctttactttttgaGCTAACTTTTTACTTGATATTCAGAGCATCTACATTGTACTTCAACCGATAACACAATCCACCAGTTATTCAAGTTTTGaatttcacataatacatctcttaatactttaaggtacacaactttcattagatcctaaaatacacaatactacaaagctaaacatcaaatactaatttgggatctatacattaaaattaaaaccagCTCCTTCCAAAACTCGACTAAGGCTCCGTCTGCTCCAAACTAAAACCTGTTGATtgaaagagtggaaggggtgagctacacagctcagtaaaggtaagatatatgagaatttaataaggatgcatgcaaatcaaatcatttcattctatgaatATTCAGATAGGAGAATattttttcatgcatagtattttatactattcataataataacttatacgCTTTTCATCGGTAAATAATTgttctcatttttcttattagaacaatattttcaaaaccttTCGGATTGaacttctttcatttcttacaaagttaccaaatataatattgattatttaaaatcatatacttacatacatacatttatgcatatatattctcattacaacataataattttaacttaaatcagataattgGTAACTTTGTCTTAAACTCGAAACATcttaaagaataataaaacttttcttcataaacttcttctcataaaatattataactttcataGTTATAAAACTTAACATTTCATAAATAACATATatctgataacttttaaacataaatttGTACTTTCATCAGAAGTTTTATCTTTAAAGCATAACAGAACTTCAGAAACTCTAATCATTAAagaacagcttttcttttcatcagaaACTTCTTTTCATGAAAGCTTTTAGCCTTTCATAATGCATTTAAACAACATCATTCTCTcatgatcaataaaataatatagttgtTCATAACATATTAGTTAATCCATATCTGATAAGTCTGTACTTATTTGGAAGGCTTCTAACATCACTGTGC contains:
- the LOC126726898 gene encoding protein PYRICULARIA ORYZAE RESISTANCE 21-like isoform X2; this translates as MRIEVDLQCHRCRKKIKKVLCKIPQIQDQAYFEKENYVVIKVVCCSPEKVKQKIICKGGDTIKSIEIIEIERNTNPPGKGKKPKRVRFDDELERPLEKEKPPQEQKPPEKQKPPEMVKKPPQKKDPEPVSRLPLVPVGVPVPPGGFGTCCTECYEGRGGGPCLYGHGTRPWPPLTPKPRAEPVPLLVPIPVPAYPVRFGTCCTECYEGRDGGPCHYGHGRPPPCYDGYYYGRPIYDSYGGGYRSCYTYVSRCEETSSGCTIM
- the LOC126726898 gene encoding protein PYRICULARIA ORYZAE RESISTANCE 21-like isoform X1 codes for the protein MVEEKKTTFMRIEVDLQCHRCRKKIKKVLCKIPQIQDQAYFEKENYVVIKVVCCSPEKVKQKIICKGGDTIKSIEIIEIERNTNPPGKGKKPKRVRFDDELERPLEKEKPPQEQKPPEKQKPPEMVKKPPQKKDPEPVSRLPLVPVGVPVPPGGFGTCCTECYEGRGGGPCLYGHGTRPWPPLTPKPRAEPVPLLVPIPVPAYPVRFGTCCTECYEGRDGGPCHYGHGRPPPCYDGYYYGRPIYDSYGGGYRSCYTYVSRCEETSSGCTIM